In a genomic window of Campylobacter concisus:
- a CDS encoding ABC transporter substrate-binding protein, with translation MKKLFLIFAFLLGFSGVSLSAKNIVVLDPAVVEMMYMLEAEDQIAAISTLEFGRIWPEDKTEKLKSVGTYTKPNLERIVELKPDLVVTSFHSDGVNADLAKFGIKTLTMQANSVDDICKNIEKMGDITGKKERASELVAKIKQDFLKFQNSKLSGKKILGVYAATPLVAFNDASLPGDMFTKFGMKNVAGGLAGAMPIVQNEFILAQNPDFIIVVGMKDGSDFLSQNPVLKATSAAKNSKILNVPSSLVLRGTPRINEAANELFNTLNK, from the coding sequence ATGAAAAAATTGTTTTTGATTTTTGCATTTTTGCTTGGTTTTAGCGGTGTTAGTCTAAGTGCTAAAAATATCGTTGTGCTTGATCCTGCGGTGGTTGAGATGATGTATATGCTGGAGGCTGAAGATCAGATCGCAGCTATTTCTACTCTTGAGTTTGGTAGGATTTGGCCTGAGGATAAGACAGAAAAGCTAAAGAGCGTTGGCACTTATACAAAGCCAAATTTAGAGCGTATAGTCGAGCTAAAGCCTGACCTTGTAGTTACTAGCTTTCACTCTGATGGTGTAAACGCCGACCTTGCTAAATTTGGTATAAAGACACTTACGATGCAGGCAAATAGTGTAGACGATATTTGCAAAAATATAGAAAAAATGGGCGATATCACAGGTAAAAAAGAGCGTGCCAGCGAGCTTGTGGCTAAGATAAAGCAGGACTTTTTAAAATTTCAAAACTCAAAGCTAAGCGGTAAGAAAATTTTAGGCGTTTATGCAGCTACCCCACTAGTTGCTTTTAACGATGCTAGCTTGCCTGGGGATATGTTTACTAAATTTGGTATGAAAAACGTAGCAGGTGGGTTGGCTGGAGCGATGCCGATCGTTCAAAATGAATTTATCCTAGCGCAAAATCCAGACTTCATAATAGTTGTAGGCATGAAAGATGGTAGTGATTTTTTATCGCAAAATCCAGTGCTAAAAGCAACTAGTGCGGCCAAGAACTCTAAAATTTTAAACGTCCCATCAAGTCTTGTCTTGCGCGGTACACCTCGCATAAATGAGGCCGCAAATGAGCTATTTAACACGCTTAACAAGTGA